One window of the Clostridia bacterium genome contains the following:
- a CDS encoding M50 family metallopeptidase has translation MLIEVKRSVLWFFVAMAFTSALNIGWPNGIWAAVLITPCVLLHEVGHASLAHLLGVPVSRIGICAKGGYTVRKRSPRPSSELLITFAGPAMNLLLFAVFSRIPNKLTLWVALCNLVLAVANLVPIGPSDGLRLARTISTMLRRQA, from the coding sequence ATGCTGATTGAAGTAAAACGTTCCGTTTTGTGGTTCTTTGTGGCGATGGCCTTCACTTCGGCGCTCAACATCGGATGGCCGAACGGCATCTGGGCCGCGGTCCTGATCACGCCGTGCGTACTACTTCACGAAGTGGGCCATGCATCCTTGGCCCATCTGCTGGGCGTACCGGTTTCGCGAATCGGCATCTGCGCCAAGGGCGGCTACACGGTCCGCAAGCGTTCGCCTCGACCATCGAGCGAGCTTCTCATCACCTTCGCCGGCCCGGCAATGAATCTGCTGTTGTTTGCAGTGTTCAGCCGCATCCCGAACAAGCTTACGCTTTGGGTGGCGCTCTGCAACCTGGTGCTGGCCGTGGCCAACCTTGTTCCGATTGGGCCGTCGGACGGGCTGCGCCTCGCAAGAACGATTTCCACAATGCTGCGGCGTCAGGCATAA